In one window of Heterodontus francisci isolate sHetFra1 chromosome 24, sHetFra1.hap1, whole genome shotgun sequence DNA:
- the rpusd1 gene encoding RNA pseudouridylate synthase domain-containing protein 1 → MAAAKAYRCFRDRRVTKIYLALVRGHVSVNRMMIDRAIGKNTTEGMTHMMCTEGTQGCQNPKPSLTEMTALERGFYSGDPVTKVLLQPLTGRTHQLRVHCSSVGHPIVGDFTYSMKTDSSPYRMMLHAHHLQIPVEGELIEVTTADPFTHLLDSNLELGSCVNSLHDIIKGLKDKCVTERCDRNSILGVQAEKIHEEKASEETEEEREKCLQWLTEWATN, encoded by the exons ATGGCAGCTGCCAAGGCCTACCGGTGTTTCAGAGATCGTCGGGTAACCAAGATTTACCTAGCTCTG GTTAGAGGTCACGTCTCTGTGAATAGGATGATGATTGATCGTGCAATTGGTAAAAACACAACAGAAGgaatgacccacatgatgtgtaCTGAAGGAACCCAGG GTTGTCAAAATCCCAAACCATCTCTGACAGAGATGACTGCCCTGGAAAGAGGTTTTTACAGTGGAGATCCAGTTACTAAAGTACTCCTGCAGCCATTAACAG GCCGGACACACCAGCTGAGGGTCCATTGCAGCTCTGTGGGGCATCCTATAGTGGGTGACTTCACCTACAGTATGAAGACTGACAGCAGCCCTTATCGTATGATGCTTCATGCCCATCACCTGCAGATCCCCGTGGAGGGGGAGCTTATAGAGGTGACCACAGCTGACCCTTTCACACACTTGTTGGACAGCAATTTGGAACTGGGCTCATGTGTCAATAGCTTGCATGACATAATCAAGGGACTGAAAGACAAGTGTGTGACAGAGCGATGTGACAGGAACAGCATTCTTGGAGTTCAAGCAGAGAAAATACATGAGGAAAAAGCAAGTGAAGAgacagaggaagaaagagagaagtGCTTGCAGTGGTTAACTGAATGGGCAACAAATTAA